A stretch of the Saprospiraceae bacterium genome encodes the following:
- a CDS encoding VOC family protein — MLVKQTPEGNELKRVTGIGGIFFKCKDPKSIRAWYQTHLGLQTNQYGAVFEWRQGVDTSKKGFSQWSPFKETTSYFAPSMKEFMINYRVDNLVLLVEELKKEGVTITDTLESYDYGKFIHIMDPEGNKIELWEANDEEYEKIGIQMGSKTTK; from the coding sequence ATTTTAGTAAAACAGACCCCTGAAGGCAATGAACTTAAAAGAGTCACAGGAATTGGCGGCATCTTTTTTAAATGCAAAGACCCTAAAAGCATAAGAGCCTGGTATCAAACTCATCTTGGCCTCCAAACCAACCAATATGGTGCAGTGTTTGAATGGCGGCAGGGAGTAGACACCAGTAAAAAAGGATTTTCACAATGGAGTCCGTTTAAAGAAACGACCAGCTATTTTGCACCATCAATGAAGGAGTTTATGATCAATTACCGGGTTGATAATTTAGTATTACTTGTTGAAGAATTAAAAAAAGAAGGCGTCACGATAACAGATACCCTTGAATCGTATGACTATGGTAAATTTATTCACATCATGGATCCTGAAGGAAATAAAATTGAATTGTGGGAAGCAAATGATGAGGAATATGAAAAAATAGGAATCCAAATGGGAAGTAAAACGACTAAGTAA
- a CDS encoding T9SS type A sorting domain-containing protein — MKYLYTLCFFSLGFSLFAQNYSEDIAPLIYKHCSNCHRPGEIAPFALTNYNEVASWASTIKHVTEIKYMPPWKPDPKYQQYQLENYLSDDEIATIGNWVLKGMPQGDPSKEPAFPNFPKGSQIGTPDLAISFSQSYVHKGNDVDEYRYFVLPTNLTEDKELIALEMRPGNSKVVHHTLFWADETGKARAEDAKSPEYGYTGGGSAVSLDNQLPGYVPGQKPNVFTSGMSQTIKKGSDLVLQMHYAPSSIDESDSSTVNLFFAKKPAPRKVQNKIMLPYDLVNGPFIIPANQVKEFHGVYRIPFKVSLLGIWPHCHKLGKKWEAYAKLPDGSQIPLIKIEDWDFNWQGGYYFKKLIVLPAGSEIHAFATYDNTINNPVNPNDPPKSITWGEGTSDEMYYLPLTYVVYQPGDENIILNSSKPDLNEAGIENIESKLYPIYPNPVNNQSIQVGFVLNKDQDVAFNLCTQDGKQIIDLQSKQMYLQGQHSLKFTIPDNIPEGTYLIKMNTTDRVWTERIVVLRD; from the coding sequence ATGAAATACCTTTATACTCTCTGTTTTTTTAGTTTAGGTTTTAGCTTATTTGCTCAGAATTATTCAGAGGATATTGCGCCACTTATATATAAACATTGCAGCAATTGTCATCGTCCGGGCGAGATTGCTCCATTTGCCTTGACCAATTACAATGAGGTGGCCAGTTGGGCATCCACCATCAAACACGTGACAGAAATAAAATACATGCCACCCTGGAAACCAGATCCAAAATATCAACAGTACCAATTGGAAAATTATCTCAGCGATGATGAAATTGCAACCATTGGAAACTGGGTATTAAAAGGAATGCCACAAGGAGATCCATCAAAAGAACCCGCTTTTCCAAATTTTCCAAAAGGTTCGCAAATTGGAACACCTGATTTGGCAATTTCATTTTCCCAATCGTATGTTCACAAAGGAAATGATGTTGATGAATATCGCTATTTTGTATTGCCCACCAATTTAACTGAAGACAAAGAATTGATTGCATTGGAAATGCGACCTGGAAATAGTAAGGTTGTACATCATACATTATTTTGGGCTGATGAAACAGGGAAAGCGCGAGCAGAAGATGCAAAATCACCAGAATATGGATATACCGGTGGAGGATCCGCAGTTTCCTTAGACAATCAACTGCCAGGATATGTACCTGGTCAAAAGCCTAATGTATTTACCAGCGGCATGTCCCAAACTATTAAAAAAGGATCCGATCTGGTTTTACAAATGCATTATGCTCCCAGCAGCATAGATGAATCTGATAGTTCCACGGTCAATTTATTTTTTGCAAAAAAACCAGCACCCCGGAAAGTTCAAAATAAAATTATGTTGCCCTATGATTTAGTAAATGGGCCTTTTATCATACCGGCAAATCAGGTAAAAGAATTTCATGGCGTATATAGAATTCCATTTAAAGTAAGTTTACTAGGCATCTGGCCTCATTGCCATAAATTGGGCAAGAAATGGGAAGCCTATGCCAAACTTCCGGATGGATCACAAATTCCATTGATTAAAATTGAAGACTGGGATTTTAACTGGCAAGGAGGCTATTATTTCAAAAAATTAATTGTGTTGCCAGCAGGTTCGGAAATCCATGCTTTTGCAACTTATGATAATACAATAAATAATCCGGTCAATCCAAACGATCCACCCAAATCAATCACATGGGGAGAAGGCACTTCAGATGAAATGTATTATTTGCCTTTAACTTATGTTGTTTACCAACCGGGAGATGAAAACATAATTTTAAATTCATCGAAACCCGATTTAAACGAAGCGGGGATCGAGAATATTGAAAGCAAACTCTATCCGATTTACCCTAATCCTGTAAACAACCAATCGATTCAAGTTGGGTTTGTGTTAAACAAAGACCAGGATGTTGCTTTTAATTTGTGCACACAAGATGGCAAGCAAATCATCGATTTACAAAGTAAACAAATGTATTTACAAGGACAGCACAGTTTAAAATTCACAATCCCGGATAACATCCCAGAGGGTACGTATTTAATAAAAATGAATACAACAGATCGGGTTTGGACGGAGCGAATCGTGGTTCTAAGAGACTAA
- a CDS encoding redoxin domain-containing protein, with protein MKNYTCDIILLCAALFVTSLTSFTQSNYGIYFFLLEDCKISQAYISEIKRIEKEFANDSIQFTALFPNATSTEQSVETFNKKYKLPMPCKLDLQRMIADQYQVSVLPEVVVINESRHQKLYQGRIDNLFVAIGKRRKKASEFDLKDVLQGIVSGQQLPFRKTVAIGCFLSHWDN; from the coding sequence ATGAAAAATTATACATGCGACATAATTCTTTTGTGCGCCGCACTTTTTGTTACCAGCTTAACGTCATTTACACAGTCAAATTATGGGATTTACTTTTTTTTATTAGAAGATTGCAAAATCAGCCAGGCCTATATTTCTGAAATTAAGCGAATTGAAAAAGAATTTGCCAATGATTCTATTCAGTTTACTGCTTTATTTCCAAATGCGACTTCTACCGAACAAAGCGTAGAAACATTTAATAAAAAATACAAATTGCCTATGCCCTGCAAACTAGATTTACAGCGTATGATCGCCGACCAATATCAGGTTTCAGTATTACCTGAAGTGGTCGTTATCAATGAAAGCCGGCATCAAAAACTCTATCAGGGGCGTATTGATAATTTATTTGTAGCAATTGGTAAACGCAGAAAAAAAGCAAGCGAATTCGATTTAAAAGATGTGCTTCAGGGCATTGTAAGCGGCCAGCAACTCCCCTTTCGAAAAACAGTTGCTATCGGTTGTTTTTTAAGTCATTGGGATAATTAA